From a region of the Thermus caldilimi genome:
- a CDS encoding zonular occludens toxin domain-containing protein, whose amino-acid sequence MIEAFVGIPGSGKSYALVLKGLEALSAPSPRPVYANFGFIRENVYHYLRRRKKLPHREAVLRTDLIREIRDYSDLLNVHDGVLLFDEAHMWLPSRQFDLIPVEVIAFWSQHRKVGVDVYLATQRYGSVDAIVRELVAFVYWARPAPFWLRVLLIPWARGRKVLRYTSIMDESLGMMQKQAKGIFEGVARNSVVILDPLAAACYDTYAIFEPPIVRLQRELDPKKRAIFDRMGLAWDASRVRGRRDMPRAVDGAPYLTMEELAHAYRHGLKPHELLRKKWEEWVSSSHDEPAGSPAVLSSEDTSDAPLDWSRFAWGG is encoded by the coding sequence GTGATTGAGGCTTTCGTGGGCATCCCTGGTAGCGGCAAAAGCTACGCCCTCGTCCTCAAGGGCCTTGAGGCCCTTTCTGCTCCCTCTCCTCGCCCCGTTTACGCTAACTTCGGTTTCATCCGGGAAAACGTCTACCACTACCTCCGCCGTCGCAAAAAGCTTCCTCACCGGGAGGCCGTCCTCAGGACCGATCTCATCCGGGAGATACGGGACTACTCGGACCTCCTCAACGTCCATGATGGCGTTCTCCTCTTTGACGAGGCCCACATGTGGCTTCCCTCCAGACAGTTTGACCTTATCCCGGTGGAGGTCATTGCCTTCTGGTCCCAGCACCGCAAGGTGGGCGTGGATGTCTATCTAGCTACCCAGCGCTACGGGTCTGTGGACGCTATCGTCCGTGAGCTGGTGGCCTTCGTCTACTGGGCTCGTCCTGCTCCGTTCTGGCTCCGTGTTCTCCTCATCCCCTGGGCTCGGGGCCGCAAGGTCCTCCGCTACACGTCCATCATGGATGAGTCCCTGGGCATGATGCAGAAACAGGCCAAGGGCATCTTTGAGGGCGTGGCTAGGAACTCCGTGGTTATCCTGGACCCCTTGGCGGCCGCTTGCTATGACACCTACGCCATCTTCGAACCCCCCATTGTCCGGCTCCAAAGGGAACTGGACCCCAAGAAGCGGGCCATCTTCGACCGCATGGGCCTAGCCTGGGACGCTTCACGGGTCCGTGGCCGTAGGGATATGCCCCGTGCCGTGGATGGTGCCCCCTATCTCACCATGGAGGAACTAGCCCATGCCTACCGCCATGGCCTCAAGCCCCACGAACTCCTTCGCAAGAAGTGGGAGGAGTGGGTAAGCTCTTCTCATGACGAACCTGCTGGTTCTCCTGCGGTCCTTTCTTCTGAAGATACTTCGGATGCTCCGCTTGACTGGTCCCGTTTCGCCTGGGGTGGCTAG
- a CDS encoding IS110 family transposase, translated as MRFFLRGLPPISLVLCTMSAFVGVDVSARWLDVALPSGEVLRVPNPEGIPSLLEALPPGASVGLEATSTYYRPLAYALHQAGFWVYVLNPQAVKAYARSLLRRAKTDKADARLIARFLAERHVDLPLYTPLEDSLVLLSLLVRFSEALTSDRVGALNRLHAWEYVVPGVSGILGYVPRTLRGLREEVMQKALEVAQADPVVSRWLDSLTTLPGFGHVLALKVLAYSGDMTRFRSARAYAAFTGLTPRIYQSGDAPEKSAISRVGPSRLRSAFYMAALSAYRFDAERREWVDRMVARGKPKRLALTALAARLARAAWAVCVRGA; from the coding sequence ATGCGCTTTTTCCTGCGAGGCCTTCCACCGATAAGCCTGGTTTTATGCACGATGAGCGCATTTGTAGGCGTTGACGTATCTGCAAGGTGGCTCGATGTTGCCCTTCCCTCTGGGGAAGTCCTCCGGGTGCCGAACCCTGAGGGTATCCCTTCCCTTCTCGAGGCTCTCCCTCCCGGTGCTTCCGTTGGCCTAGAGGCCACCAGTACCTACTACCGCCCTTTGGCCTACGCCCTCCACCAGGCAGGCTTCTGGGTCTACGTCCTCAACCCTCAGGCAGTCAAAGCCTATGCCCGGTCCCTCTTGCGTAGGGCCAAGACCGATAAGGCGGATGCTAGGCTCATCGCTCGCTTTCTTGCTGAGCGGCATGTGGACTTACCCCTTTACACCCCCTTGGAGGACTCCCTTGTCCTGCTCTCCCTTCTGGTTCGCTTTTCTGAGGCCCTAACCTCTGACCGGGTGGGTGCCCTCAACCGGCTTCATGCCTGGGAGTACGTTGTGCCCGGTGTATCGGGCATCCTGGGATATGTCCCCCGTACCCTCCGGGGGCTCCGGGAGGAGGTCATGCAGAAAGCCCTTGAGGTTGCCCAGGCTGACCCTGTGGTGTCCCGGTGGCTGGACTCTCTCACCACGCTTCCGGGTTTCGGTCACGTTCTCGCTCTGAAGGTTCTCGCCTACTCTGGCGATATGACCCGCTTCCGTTCGGCTCGGGCATATGCGGCCTTTACGGGTTTGACCCCCAGGATTTACCAGTCTGGGGACGCCCCGGAGAAGTCGGCCATCTCCAGGGTAGGCCCTTCCCGCCTCCGGTCTGCCTTTTACATGGCGGCCCTATCTGCATACCGCTTCGATGCTGAGCGTAGGGAGTGGGTGGATAGGATGGTAGCTAGAGGTAAACCAAAGAGACTTGCACTCACGGCTTTGGCGGCCCGTCTAGCACGTGCGGCGTGGGCTGTGTGCGTCAGGGGGGCTTGA
- the trpC gene encoding indole-3-glycerol phosphate synthase TrpC codes for MRPHLSRVPGVLGEIARRRAEEVVPYPLPPAPEAVPSFREALLQPGLSVIAEVKKSSPSEGAIRALDPAAAAQAYQRGGARALSVLTEPHYFGGSLEDLLRVRQAVDLPLLRKDFVVDPFMLQEARAYGASAVLLIVAVLGELTGVYLEEARRLGLDALVEVHTERELELALEAGAEMVGINNRNLTTLQIDLTAAPRLGRLAREAGFGGVLVAESGYSRREELKPLEGLFDAVLIGTSLMKSPDLEEALRALVDLNGDLSSPPDAHSPRRTC; via the coding sequence ATGCGCCCCCACTTGAGTAGGGTTCCCGGCGTTCTGGGGGAGATTGCCCGCAGGCGGGCGGAAGAGGTGGTTCCCTATCCCCTTCCCCCTGCTCCCGAGGCGGTGCCCTCCTTCCGGGAGGCCCTGCTTCAGCCAGGGCTTTCCGTGATCGCTGAGGTGAAGAAGTCAAGCCCCTCGGAAGGGGCCATAAGGGCGCTGGATCCCGCGGCAGCTGCCCAGGCCTACCAGCGGGGCGGGGCCAGGGCCCTCAGCGTCCTCACTGAGCCCCATTACTTTGGAGGCAGCCTCGAGGACCTCCTTAGGGTCCGCCAAGCGGTGGACCTCCCCCTCTTGCGCAAGGACTTCGTGGTGGATCCCTTCATGCTCCAGGAGGCCAGGGCCTATGGGGCCAGTGCGGTTCTCCTTATCGTGGCCGTTTTGGGGGAACTCACCGGGGTCTACCTGGAGGAGGCGAGGCGCCTTGGCCTGGATGCCCTGGTGGAGGTGCACACGGAAAGGGAGCTGGAGCTGGCCCTCGAGGCGGGGGCGGAGATGGTGGGCATCAACAACCGGAATCTCACCACCCTGCAGATAGACCTCACCGCGGCCCCAAGGCTTGGCCGCTTGGCCCGAGAGGCTGGCTTTGGCGGGGTTTTGGTGGCGGAGTCGGGCTATTCCCGCCGGGAGGAGCTGAAACCCTTGGAGGGGCTTTTCGACGCCGTGCTCATCGGCACCAGCCTCATGAAAAGCCCTGATCTGGAGGAAGCCCTGAGGGCGCTGGTAGACCTCAACGGCGATTTGTCAAGCCCCCCTGACGCACACAGCCCACGCCGCACGTGCTAG
- a CDS encoding patatin-like phospholipase family protein translates to MRGVALALGGGGVRGYAHLGVLAVLEEAGIPIRGLAGSSAGALAAAAYAFGHKDPWRVHEAIFDREIAGLRQGGNLRTLARLFTAFRRPHLFEAERIALGLQRLFGEARLEASPIPLAIQAADLLTGERIVLRQGPAWKAVLASMAIPGLFPPVPWEGRLLVDGDVAEKVPVRAAKELFPKVVAVDVSNPPPKEGPKTALEAALLAGEASRRRLKDLALQEADLVIALNPPMAIGTFDHKALPLVYQLGQKRAREHLEGIKALSRVRLKDVARALRLSQ, encoded by the coding sequence GTGCGAGGGGTGGCCCTGGCCTTGGGAGGTGGCGGTGTGCGCGGGTACGCTCACCTGGGGGTGCTGGCGGTTTTGGAGGAGGCCGGAATACCCATCCGAGGCCTTGCGGGAAGCTCCGCCGGTGCCTTGGCAGCCGCCGCCTACGCCTTCGGCCACAAGGATCCCTGGAGGGTTCACGAGGCCATCTTTGACCGGGAGATCGCCGGGCTCCGCCAGGGGGGGAACCTCCGCACCCTGGCCAGGCTCTTCACCGCCTTCCGGCGCCCTCACCTTTTTGAAGCGGAAAGGATCGCCCTGGGGTTACAGCGCCTCTTCGGAGAGGCCCGCCTCGAGGCCAGCCCCATCCCCTTAGCCATCCAGGCGGCGGACCTCCTCACGGGGGAACGGATCGTCCTTCGCCAGGGACCAGCGTGGAAGGCGGTTCTCGCCAGCATGGCTATTCCTGGCCTTTTCCCTCCCGTGCCCTGGGAGGGAAGGCTTTTGGTGGATGGGGACGTGGCGGAAAAGGTGCCGGTGCGGGCAGCCAAGGAGCTTTTCCCCAAGGTGGTGGCGGTGGACGTGTCCAACCCTCCACCCAAGGAAGGGCCAAAAACGGCCCTGGAGGCAGCGCTTCTAGCCGGGGAGGCGAGCCGCAGGCGCCTTAAGGACCTTGCCCTGCAGGAGGCTGACCTGGTCATCGCCCTAAATCCTCCCATGGCCATCGGCACCTTCGACCACAAGGCCCTCCCCTTGGTCTACCAGCTCGGGCAGAAGCGGGCCAGGGAACACCTCGAGGGGATCAAAGCCCTTTCCCGGGTCCGCCTAAAGGATGTGGCCCGGGCCCTGAGGCTTTCCCAATAG
- a CDS encoding amino acid ABC transporter ATP-binding protein: MKAVDPIIRIHNLHKWFGSLHVLKGIHLEVAPGEKLVIIGPSGSGKSTLIRCINRLEDFQEGEVVVDGHRVKDERALKEVRREVGMVFQQFNLFPHMTVLENITLAPMRVRGWSRERAERKALELLERVGILDQARKYPGQLSGGQQQRVAIARALAMEPKVMLFDEPTSALDPEMVGEVLDVMRDLARGGMTMLVVTHEMGFAREVADRVIFMDGGQIVEEGRPEEIFSSPKEERTRAFLQRVLHH; the protein is encoded by the coding sequence ATGAAGGCGGTGGACCCCATCATCCGTATCCACAACCTGCACAAGTGGTTCGGTTCATTGCACGTGTTGAAGGGCATTCACTTGGAGGTGGCCCCTGGGGAGAAGCTGGTGATCATCGGCCCCTCGGGTTCGGGGAAGAGCACCCTGATCCGCTGCATCAACCGCCTGGAGGACTTCCAGGAGGGCGAGGTGGTGGTGGACGGGCACAGGGTAAAAGACGAAAGGGCCCTCAAGGAGGTGCGGCGGGAGGTGGGGATGGTCTTTCAGCAGTTCAACCTCTTCCCCCACATGACGGTGCTGGAGAACATCACCCTGGCCCCCATGCGGGTGAGGGGCTGGTCTCGGGAGAGGGCGGAGCGGAAGGCTTTGGAGCTTTTGGAGCGGGTGGGGATCCTGGACCAGGCGAGGAAGTACCCTGGGCAGCTATCCGGGGGCCAGCAGCAGCGGGTGGCCATCGCCCGGGCTTTGGCCATGGAGCCCAAGGTGATGCTTTTTGACGAGCCCACCAGCGCTTTGGATCCGGAGATGGTGGGGGAGGTGTTGGACGTGATGCGGGACCTGGCCCGTGGAGGGATGACCATGCTGGTGGTGACCCACGAGATGGGGTTTGCCCGGGAGGTGGCGGACCGGGTGATCTTCATGGACGGGGGTCAGATCGTGGAGGAGGGGAGGCCGGAGGAGATCTTCTCTTCCCCCAAGGAGGAAAGGACCCGGGCCTTCCTGCAACGGGTCCTGCACCACTAG
- a CDS encoding TRAP transporter permease, translating into MEKDASLLVEETELGGRRLKGAGRYVLFGLGVAWSLFQLWATELGTLDPMRLRAVHLAFALALAFLAYPGRRGPRERIPLLDWSMALLGVVGALYVVWDYYGITQLRGGIPSQRDVFMGTLTLLVLFLAAWRVVGPALPIIASVFVLYALTGPKGLLPFTLPSWLQLHAGSQWGQLMGQLYTTAEGIWGVPLGVSATFVFLFVLFGALLEKAGAGHFFIQVAYALLGHFRGGPAKAAVVASALTGVVSGSSVSNVVTTGTFTIPLMKRVGYPPEKAGAVEVASSSNGQLMPPVMGAAAFIMAEFLGIPYSQLILIAVIPALLAYATLFITVHLEALQLGLKGVPRSELPPVGPILRSGLHYLLPLVYLVYALVALRLTPERAALNTIFLMLVLILVQEVWRAYRARTGLGFGLLRGGRLILEGLEAGARGMVGIALATATAGVIVGIVTMTGIGFGLTDVVERLSGGNLILVLILAQLTSLLLGMGLPTTANYIVMASLVVPVVLQLSEKAGYAVPPVAAHMFVFYFGIMADSTPPVALAAYAASAIARSDFWKTAVQGFVYELRTALLAYMFFFSPKLLLLGVDSVLEGAWIVLSALLGMTAFSASLVGFLHKRTTLLERALLMAAALTLVIPGLLTDALGLALFLLVYAMQRVRK; encoded by the coding sequence ATGGAGAAGGACGCCTCGCTTTTGGTGGAGGAAACCGAGCTAGGGGGGCGAAGGCTCAAGGGAGCGGGCCGGTATGTGCTCTTCGGCCTGGGGGTGGCTTGGAGCCTCTTTCAGCTTTGGGCCACCGAGCTGGGTACCCTGGACCCCATGCGGCTTAGGGCGGTGCACCTGGCCTTTGCTTTGGCTCTAGCCTTTTTGGCCTACCCGGGGAGGCGGGGACCGCGAGAGCGTATCCCCCTCCTGGATTGGAGCATGGCCCTCTTGGGAGTAGTCGGGGCCCTTTACGTGGTCTGGGATTACTACGGGATCACCCAGCTCCGGGGGGGTATCCCCAGCCAGCGGGATGTCTTCATGGGGACCCTGACCCTTTTGGTTCTCTTCCTGGCTGCCTGGCGGGTGGTGGGGCCTGCGCTGCCCATCATCGCCTCGGTGTTTGTCCTCTACGCCCTTACCGGGCCCAAGGGGCTTCTACCCTTTACCCTTCCCTCCTGGCTCCAGCTCCATGCGGGCAGCCAGTGGGGGCAGCTCATGGGGCAGCTCTACACCACCGCCGAGGGCATCTGGGGGGTACCCTTGGGGGTTTCTGCCACCTTTGTGTTTCTCTTCGTCCTCTTTGGCGCGCTTCTGGAAAAAGCTGGGGCGGGGCATTTCTTCATCCAGGTGGCCTACGCCCTGTTGGGCCACTTCCGCGGGGGGCCCGCCAAGGCGGCGGTGGTGGCCAGCGCCCTTACGGGGGTGGTTTCGGGCAGTTCCGTTTCCAATGTGGTCACCACGGGCACCTTCACCATCCCCTTGATGAAGCGGGTGGGGTATCCGCCGGAGAAGGCTGGGGCAGTGGAGGTGGCCTCCTCCTCCAACGGGCAGCTCATGCCTCCGGTCATGGGGGCTGCGGCCTTCATCATGGCGGAGTTCTTGGGCATCCCTTATAGCCAGCTCATTCTGATCGCGGTCATCCCCGCCCTCCTGGCTTATGCCACCCTCTTCATCACCGTGCACCTCGAGGCCCTCCAGCTGGGCCTCAAGGGGGTACCCAGGTCGGAGCTACCCCCCGTGGGTCCTATTCTGCGCTCGGGCCTCCATTACCTTCTTCCCCTGGTCTACCTGGTCTACGCCCTGGTGGCCCTGCGCCTGACCCCCGAGCGGGCAGCCTTGAACACCATCTTCCTCATGCTGGTTCTCATCCTGGTCCAGGAGGTGTGGCGGGCCTATCGGGCGAGAACCGGGCTCGGCTTCGGCCTGCTTAGGGGGGGAAGGCTCATCCTGGAGGGTCTCGAGGCGGGCGCTCGGGGCATGGTGGGCATCGCCTTGGCTACCGCCACCGCGGGGGTCATCGTGGGCATCGTCACCATGACCGGGATTGGCTTTGGCCTCACGGACGTCGTGGAACGCTTATCGGGGGGGAATCTGATCCTGGTTCTCATCCTGGCCCAGCTCACCAGCCTCCTTCTCGGCATGGGCCTCCCCACCACCGCCAACTACATTGTCATGGCCTCCTTGGTGGTGCCGGTGGTGCTTCAGCTTTCGGAGAAAGCGGGCTACGCGGTGCCGCCCGTGGCCGCCCACATGTTCGTCTTCTACTTCGGCATCATGGCGGACTCCACGCCTCCGGTGGCCTTGGCCGCCTACGCGGCCAGCGCCATCGCCAGATCCGATTTTTGGAAGACGGCGGTTCAGGGCTTCGTGTACGAGCTTCGCACCGCCCTCCTCGCCTACATGTTCTTTTTCAGCCCCAAGCTCCTCCTCCTCGGGGTGGATAGCGTCCTGGAGGGGGCTTGGATCGTCCTCTCTGCCCTTTTGGGCATGACCGCCTTCAGCGCCAGCCTGGTGGGCTTCCTGCACAAGCGCACCACCCTTTTGGAGAGGGCCCTGCTCATGGCGGCGGCCCTCACCTTGGTGATACCGGGCCTTCTTACGGATGCCCTCGGTCTGGCCCTTTTCCTCCTGGTCTACGCCATGCAACGGGTGCGAAAATGA
- a CDS encoding TAXI family TRAP transporter solute-binding subunit, protein MRLRNTLLAGIAFLGLSLAQEFVTIGSGATTGVYFPVATGMAKLVNDANVGIRANARSTGGSVANINAIAAGEFELALAQNDIAYYAYQGCCIAAFDGKPVKGIRALAALYPEVIHIVARADAGIRTVADLKGKRVVVGDVGSGTEQNARQILEAYNLRFEDLGQAIRVSATQGIQLMQDKRADALFYTVGLGASAIQQLALTTPITLVAVDLGKVQAIAKKYPFYVGFNIPGSTYKGVEVTTPTVAVQAMLIASEKLSADTVYKFMKAVFGNQEAFKKIHPNLERFFSLQKAVKGLPIPLHPGAERFYKEVGVLK, encoded by the coding sequence ATGCGGCTAAGGAATACGTTATTGGCAGGGATCGCCTTCCTGGGCTTGAGCCTAGCCCAGGAGTTCGTCACCATCGGCTCGGGGGCCACCACGGGGGTCTACTTTCCCGTGGCCACGGGTATGGCCAAGCTGGTGAACGATGCCAACGTGGGCATTCGGGCCAACGCCCGCTCCACCGGGGGCAGCGTGGCCAACATTAACGCCATCGCTGCCGGGGAGTTCGAGTTGGCCTTAGCGCAAAACGACATCGCCTACTACGCCTATCAGGGATGTTGCATCGCTGCCTTTGATGGGAAGCCCGTGAAGGGCATCCGCGCTTTGGCGGCCCTTTACCCTGAGGTCATCCATATCGTGGCCCGGGCCGATGCGGGCATCCGCACCGTGGCGGACCTCAAGGGTAAGCGGGTGGTGGTGGGCGATGTGGGCTCGGGGACGGAGCAGAACGCGAGGCAGATCCTCGAGGCCTACAACCTCCGTTTTGAGGACCTGGGCCAGGCCATCCGGGTGAGCGCCACCCAGGGCATCCAGCTCATGCAGGATAAGCGGGCGGATGCCCTCTTCTACACGGTGGGCCTAGGGGCTAGCGCCATCCAGCAACTGGCCCTCACCACGCCCATCACCTTGGTGGCGGTGGACCTGGGCAAGGTCCAGGCCATCGCCAAGAAGTACCCCTTCTACGTGGGCTTCAACATCCCTGGGAGCACCTACAAGGGAGTGGAGGTCACCACGCCCACGGTGGCGGTGCAGGCCATGTTGATTGCCTCGGAGAAGCTGTCCGCCGATACCGTGTACAAGTTCATGAAGGCGGTGTTCGGCAACCAGGAGGCCTTCAAGAAGATCCACCCCAACCTGGAGCGTTTCTTCAGCCTGCAGAAGGCGGTGAAGGGCCTGCCCATTCCCTTGCACCCTGGTGCGGAGCGGTTCTACAAGGAGGTAGGAGTCCTCAAGTAG
- a CDS encoding amino acid ABC transporter permease encodes MPSWLRVFLLLALLLGGYFGLFALLGAVLERYFLLTGFGPDRAASAGQAMALGAEITLKLTLISGLAGLVIGVFAGMFRLSRRLWVRLPASFYIWVTRGTPLLVQILFAYNALPLLLQPLWPEAQQVLTPYWAAFIALSFNVGAYNAEVVRAGIQAIPKGQWEAAWSLGLSPADTMRFVVLPQALRIVVPPLVNNVVALLKDSSLASVIALTELALSGQRIISATFRPVEVYLAVAAIYLLLTTVLTFFTNLLEQRLQVAGR; translated from the coding sequence ATGCCATCTTGGTTGCGGGTCTTTTTGCTCCTGGCCCTCCTCCTTGGGGGGTATTTCGGCCTGTTCGCCCTTTTGGGTGCGGTGCTGGAGCGCTACTTCCTCCTCACCGGCTTTGGACCTGACCGGGCGGCTTCCGCGGGCCAGGCCATGGCCTTGGGTGCGGAGATCACCTTAAAGCTCACCTTGATCTCCGGCCTGGCGGGGCTGGTCATCGGGGTGTTCGCCGGGATGTTCCGCCTTTCCCGGCGTTTGTGGGTGCGGCTTCCCGCCAGCTTTTACATCTGGGTTACCCGTGGCACGCCCCTTTTGGTGCAGATCCTCTTCGCCTACAATGCCTTGCCCCTCCTGCTTCAGCCCCTCTGGCCCGAGGCCCAGCAGGTTCTCACCCCCTACTGGGCGGCCTTCATCGCCCTTTCCTTCAACGTGGGGGCGTACAACGCCGAGGTGGTCCGGGCCGGGATCCAGGCCATTCCCAAGGGGCAGTGGGAGGCCGCCTGGTCTCTTGGGCTTTCCCCGGCGGACACCATGCGCTTCGTGGTCCTGCCCCAGGCCCTGCGCATCGTGGTACCTCCCTTGGTCAACAACGTGGTGGCCCTTCTCAAGGATTCTTCCCTGGCCAGCGTCATCGCCCTTACCGAGCTGGCCCTTTCCGGGCAACGCATCATTTCGGCCACCTTCCGGCCGGTGGAGGTCTACCTGGCGGTGGCGGCCATTTACCTCCTCCTGACCACCGTGCTCACCTTCTTCACAAACCTTTTGGAGCAGAGGCTCCAGGTGGCGGGGAGGTAG
- a CDS encoding ABC transporter substrate-binding protein, translated as MRRILFLLVALGLTVAFAQVRTWEQIKRSGEIRIGTEGAFPPFNYFDEKNQLTGFEIDLGNAIAKKLGLKPVWITQAFDSLLIQLNQGRFDFVIASHGITEERAKAVDFTNPHYCTGGIIVSKKGGPKTAKELQGKVVGVQIGTTYMEAAQKIPGIKQVRTYQKDPDALQDLLSGRLDAWITDRFVAKEAIKERKLENTLQLGELVFQERVAMAVAKGNKSVLQALNQALADLMKDGTYAQISKKWFGEDVRCK; from the coding sequence ATGAGGAGGATCCTGTTTTTGCTTGTGGCTTTGGGGTTGACCGTGGCCTTCGCTCAGGTGCGCACCTGGGAACAGATCAAGCGCTCTGGGGAGATCCGTATCGGTACGGAGGGGGCCTTCCCGCCCTTTAACTACTTCGACGAGAAGAACCAGCTCACGGGGTTTGAGATCGACCTGGGCAACGCCATCGCTAAAAAGCTGGGGCTGAAGCCCGTGTGGATCACCCAAGCCTTTGACAGCCTTCTCATCCAGCTGAACCAGGGCCGGTTTGACTTCGTGATCGCCTCCCACGGCATCACCGAGGAGCGGGCCAAGGCCGTGGACTTCACCAACCCCCACTACTGCACGGGCGGCATCATCGTGAGCAAGAAGGGAGGCCCCAAGACGGCTAAGGAACTTCAGGGCAAGGTGGTGGGGGTGCAGATCGGCACCACCTACATGGAAGCTGCTCAGAAGATTCCCGGCATCAAGCAGGTCCGCACCTACCAGAAGGATCCCGATGCTCTTCAGGACCTCCTTTCGGGCCGCCTGGACGCGTGGATTACGGACCGCTTCGTGGCCAAGGAGGCCATCAAGGAGCGGAAGCTGGAGAATACCCTCCAGCTGGGAGAGTTGGTCTTCCAGGAAAGGGTGGCCATGGCCGTGGCCAAGGGCAATAAGAGCGTGCTCCAGGCTCTTAACCAGGCCCTGGCCGACCTGATGAAGGACGGTACCTACGCCCAGATCAGCAAGAAGTGGTTCGGCGAGGACGTGCGCTGTAAGTAA